CGTGATGTTATGTTTGGTCATTTTAGGATTACGCGAGGTCCACGAGGTACGAATCATAGCTCAACGACCGCAATTGCATTGAATCATCATCGATTTAGGTTCAGGTCGAGATGAGACCGTAACAAAGGGCTACAAAGATTGAAATTATGGTTCTTATGATTTAGGAAGAAGCAATATATATCATGTTTGGTTTTGTTATGTAAAATAACCGAACAAGACATCACGTGATGTCACTTAAAAGGATACACCAAGTATCGTGATCTATAGGGACTGTCAGTGATGAGTTTACAAACTACAAGGACGGCCAATGATGGATAAAAAGTGCATGGACTAGCAGTGATTTTTGATACAAACCACAAATACTATTTTTGATGTTATGTCAATAATTTATTAGACTAACCAATTttcaattattttttttattaacctGGGTATTCAACTTTTTTTTTGAACCGACTAATCCCAGGGCGACTACCTGCTTTGCGAGTAGTccggagtcattgcaggcgaacctccgtgACCATGAAGGAGAATAACTTTGTAGTAGCAAggaatcgaacccttgacctccaattatcaattatacattatacatgttgattaaatataatgattatattatttatggaAACTATACTACTAAAAATAACTATTAACTTGTAATCTTACGCACAAATTATTAAAATCCTAATTAATTAACTATTATATATGGTAATGAAATCGACAAACAATATTCATTAAGTTCACATCTATATTTACCACCATATATAATATAATCGAATTTAGTTAACATGGAAACGAATTATAGCAGCTTCTAACGACCATTATACTCCTGAATtacttaagaatcaaattaaaaattttatattaattttcAACTTGAGGACCAAGCAATTAATCCTACCTTATAAATATAGGGTCAGATAATACAACAAGCACTTGTTTCACAAATTTGTACCTGGTTATTTGATTCCTAGAATATAAgcgagcaattttttttttttcgaaaagcataTAAGCGAGCATTACTATACCTTCAACGACTTCACCTCTCCTAAACCTTTTGAGTTTTGACGTTCAATTACGGCGTATTAGGTggcgtcaccaccaccaccatataaTCAAATCCGTAGTTATACAACAAATATCATTCAAAGATGTGGATATTATTCTTCAAAATTTGGCTAAGTAGAATGATTGCCATAAGGAGGTCCCTAATGGCTACAGGTGTGTCTGGTTACTTTGTGTACGCAGCTTTTCAACAATTTTTACAAGGTAAAATTGCGCACCAAATCGAACTATTATATCGTAAACTGGTTAACTATATCAACCCTTATATCCAAATTACATTCCATGAATACCAAGAAGATGGTTACAATCAAAGCAAAGCGTACAAGGCCATCCAACACCACCTCACAACCAACTCCGCAAATCAAGCAAAACAGCTTAATGCGCACACCGTAAATAACAACTGCAAAACCCTAATACTGAGCATGCAAGAATTTGAGGAGGTCATGGAAGAGTACAAAGGAATCAAAGTTTGGTGGTCTTTTAAAAAAGTTGTCCCTAGTAAAAAAAACGTGGACGAAAAACGCTACTACCAGCTCACTTGCCATCGAAAGCACCGGGATTTCATCACCAAAGAGTATTTGCAACACGTGATCGATAACGGAAAGGCTATCGCCATAAAAGCGAGACAACGAAAGATATTTGCTAATAGTAAGAGTGATGGTTATAGTCGAGTTCGATGGACCTACATTCCGTTTCAGCACCCGTCTAATTTCAGTACTCTTGCGATGGACCCGAAAAAGAAGAAGGATATTTTGGATGATCTTATTACATTTAGCAAGTCTAAAGATTACTATGAGCAAGTGGGCAAGTGTTGGAAGCGTGGGTATCTTTTGTATGGCCCACCGGGAACAGGAAAATCTAGTATGATTGCGGCCATGGCTAACCTTCTAGAGTATGATATCTACGATCTTGAATTGACCTCTGTGAAAGATAACACGGAGCTGAAGAGGCTGCTTATACAGACAGAATGTAAGTCTATAATTGTGATCGAGGATATCGACTGTTCTCTTAATCTGACTGGGAAAAGGATACAAGGAAAAGAGAATGAAGGTAAGGAGAAGAAGAGTAAAGTGACGTTATCAGGGCTATTAAACATTATCGATGGGTTATTGTCTGTTTGTGGTAGGGAGAGAGTTTTCGTGTTTACAACAAACTACATTGAAAAGCTTGATGCGGCTCTTATTAGAAAAGGAAGGATGGATATGCATATTGAGATGTCGTATTGTTGTTTCGAGGCGTTTAAAGTGCTTGCTAAGAACTATTTGGGTATTGAATCGCACAAGTTGTTTGTTACGATTGGTCAATTACTAAGGGAGACTAACATAACTCCTGCCGATGTGGCAGAAAATTTGATGCCAAAGTCACCTGAAGAGTCTGCTGAGATTTGTTTGAACAAATTAATCACATCTTTAGAAAGAAGAAAAGAGAAAGCAAGGATGAAAGCTATAGATGATGACAATAAGGTCAAATCTGAGGGAAATGAAGAAAATAGTTGAAAGCCATAATTTGTTGTTT
This genomic window from Rutidosis leptorrhynchoides isolate AG116_Rl617_1_P2 chromosome 2, CSIRO_AGI_Rlap_v1, whole genome shotgun sequence contains:
- the LOC139888330 gene encoding AAA-ATPase ASD, mitochondrial-like, yielding MIAIRRSLMATGVSGYFVYAAFQQFLQGKIAHQIELLYRKLVNYINPYIQITFHEYQEDGYNQSKAYKAIQHHLTTNSANQAKQLNAHTVNNNCKTLILSMQEFEEVMEEYKGIKVWWSFKKVVPSKKNVDEKRYYQLTCHRKHRDFITKEYLQHVIDNGKAIAIKARQRKIFANSKSDGYSRVRWTYIPFQHPSNFSTLAMDPKKKKDILDDLITFSKSKDYYEQVGKCWKRGYLLYGPPGTGKSSMIAAMANLLEYDIYDLELTSVKDNTELKRLLIQTECKSIIVIEDIDCSLNLTGKRIQGKENEGKEKKSKVTLSGLLNIIDGLLSVCGRERVFVFTTNYIEKLDAALIRKGRMDMHIEMSYCCFEAFKVLAKNYLGIESHKLFVTIGQLLRETNITPADVAENLMPKSPEESAEICLNKLITSLERRKEKARMKAIDDDNKVKSEGNEENS